From Amycolatopsis sp. cg9, one genomic window encodes:
- a CDS encoding rhomboid-like protein, producing MTGEAQSMLLKAGRPVPAIAVPRRFSARQFVRFVPNPKATPFTFGYLVLLLGTTLVLKFADPAVTERLLRLSSTDAHNLWRRPLTSLLTSALWLSDEGWLAYVVIFAIAVAPLERRFGARRAATVFFSGHVLATLVTELPVMALISAHVLPASAGHWLDIGVSYGFFTTAGALVFLLRGRARLLALAAVEAFVAVIWLGDDPASLDSVVTLLGHAFAAHFGLLFWGPRLRTAAGRQASESVV from the coding sequence ATGACCGGCGAAGCTCAGTCCATGCTGCTGAAAGCCGGACGGCCGGTCCCCGCGATCGCCGTCCCCCGTCGCTTCAGCGCACGCCAGTTCGTCCGGTTCGTCCCGAATCCGAAGGCGACGCCCTTCACGTTCGGCTACCTGGTCCTCCTGCTCGGCACGACGCTGGTGCTCAAGTTCGCCGACCCCGCGGTGACCGAGCGGCTGCTCCGGCTGTCCAGCACGGACGCCCACAACCTCTGGCGGCGGCCGCTGACGTCGCTGCTGACCAGCGCGCTGTGGCTCTCCGACGAAGGCTGGCTCGCCTACGTCGTGATCTTCGCGATCGCCGTCGCCCCGCTGGAACGCCGGTTCGGCGCCCGCCGCGCGGCGACCGTCTTCTTCTCCGGGCACGTGCTCGCCACCCTCGTCACCGAGCTGCCGGTGATGGCGTTGATCAGCGCGCACGTCCTGCCGGCCTCGGCCGGGCACTGGCTCGACATCGGCGTCAGCTACGGCTTCTTCACCACGGCCGGCGCGCTGGTGTTCCTGCTGCGCGGCCGGGCGCGGCTCCTCGCGCTGGCGGCGGTGGAGGCGTTCGTCGCGGTGATCTGGCTCGGCGACGACCCGGCGAGCCTCGATTCGGTCGTCACGCTGCTCGGCCACGCGTTCGCCGCGCACTTCGGGCTGCTGTTCTGGGGTCCGCGGCTGCGGACCGCGGCGGGTAGGCAGGCGTCGGAGTCGGTGGTGTAA
- a CDS encoding pyridoxamine 5'-phosphate oxidase family protein, with product MARKMTREEREAFLAEPRVGVLSVAGEPGRAPLTTPIWYRYEPGGDVLVMTSPGLRKTRLIEAAGRFALCVQEQEGVYKYVSVEGPVVKTWPMTKAERTEVAARYLPPGVSEAYTDATDGTHGNNIAIVMRPEHWNTSDFSDIAEKLA from the coding sequence ATGGCCCGCAAGATGACCCGCGAAGAGCGTGAAGCGTTCCTCGCCGAGCCGCGCGTCGGCGTGCTGAGCGTCGCCGGTGAGCCCGGCCGCGCACCGCTGACCACGCCGATCTGGTACCGCTACGAGCCGGGCGGTGACGTCCTCGTGATGACCTCGCCCGGCCTGCGCAAGACCCGGCTGATCGAGGCGGCCGGCCGGTTCGCGCTGTGCGTCCAGGAGCAGGAGGGCGTCTACAAGTACGTCTCGGTCGAGGGCCCGGTGGTGAAGACGTGGCCGATGACCAAGGCGGAGCGCACCGAGGTCGCCGCTCGTTACCTGCCGCCAGGTGTGAGCGAGGCCTACACCGACGCGACGGACGGCACCCACGGGAACAACATTGCGATCGTGATGCGCCCGGAGCACTGGAACACGTCGGACTTCAGCGACATCGCGGAAAAGCTGGCGTGA
- a CDS encoding TetR/AcrR family transcriptional regulator, giving the protein MTRPGGRSARVRDAVHDAVIELLAAGEIDAAIPKIAERAGVNPTSIYRRWGGRDNLLLDAAVTRLRSTSPIPDTGSLRGDLLGWAAGVERAMRDPRGQILLRALVATLGPEEKPLEYLQARGEDLQEALDRAEARGEPVPSVDEVLDFVLAPLYLRVLFRRPVEPGTGAQLVERLLTALPADPAPPAGRGG; this is encoded by the coding sequence ATGACCCGACCCGGCGGCCGCAGCGCCCGTGTCCGCGATGCCGTGCACGACGCCGTGATCGAGCTCCTCGCCGCGGGGGAGATCGACGCGGCCATCCCGAAGATCGCCGAACGGGCCGGGGTGAACCCGACGAGCATCTACCGGCGCTGGGGCGGGCGCGACAACCTGCTCCTCGACGCGGCCGTGACGCGCCTGCGCTCGACGTCGCCGATCCCGGACACCGGTTCGCTGCGCGGCGACCTGCTCGGCTGGGCCGCGGGGGTCGAACGCGCCATGCGTGACCCGCGCGGCCAGATCCTGCTGCGTGCGCTGGTCGCGACGCTGGGCCCGGAGGAAAAGCCGCTCGAGTACCTGCAGGCCCGCGGCGAAGACCTCCAGGAAGCGCTGGACAGGGCCGAAGCGCGGGGCGAGCCGGTGCCGTCGGTCGACGAAGTCCTCGACTTCGTACTGGCCCCGCTCTACCTGCGCGTGTTGTTCCGCCGCCCGGTCGAGCCGGGCACCGGCGCTCAGCTCGTCGAGCGGCTGCTCACGGCGCTTCCAGCAGATCCGGCTCCGCCCGCCGGCCGAGGTGGTTGA
- a CDS encoding nucleobase:cation symporter-2 family protein, with amino-acid sequence MTKHPVDEVLPAGRLALLGLQHMSIMYAGAVAVPLIVGSALKLDPATIGLLVNADLLVAGIATLIQAVGVGKLLGIRLPVVAGATFSVVNPMILIASQYGLPAVYGAMLASGVFGLLIARPFAKLIRFFPPLVTGTLLLVIGVSLLGPGAGLIAGNDPDAPDYAALSHLLLAFGVLALLVLFTRVLRGFFNQIGPLLALAIGLVAAIPMGLVHWDGLGAASWFGLASPFHFGAPTFPVAAVLSMCVVMLVTFTESTADMIAVGEITGRPPTDSDLARGLATDGFSAVLGGVLNSFPDTAFAQNVGLVRMTGVRSRWVVAVTGGILVLMGLVPKIGAFIAAIPQPVVGGVAVVMFAMVAAVGAQNLKKVEFSGNHNTFIVAVALGVGLLPAFAPKIFQHFPAWLQTICGSSITVAAVLAFALNLLFNHLGRRAEPDLLEAP; translated from the coding sequence ATGACGAAACACCCGGTAGACGAGGTCCTGCCCGCCGGCAGGCTGGCGCTGCTCGGCCTGCAGCACATGTCGATCATGTACGCCGGTGCCGTCGCGGTGCCGCTGATCGTCGGCAGCGCGCTGAAGCTGGACCCGGCGACGATCGGCCTGCTCGTCAACGCCGATCTGCTCGTGGCGGGCATCGCGACGCTGATCCAGGCGGTCGGCGTCGGGAAGCTGCTCGGCATCAGGCTGCCGGTGGTGGCGGGCGCGACGTTCAGCGTCGTCAACCCGATGATCCTCATCGCCTCGCAGTACGGCCTGCCCGCGGTCTACGGCGCGATGCTGGCGTCCGGCGTCTTCGGGCTGCTCATCGCCAGACCCTTTGCGAAGCTGATCCGGTTCTTCCCGCCGCTGGTCACCGGGACGCTGCTGCTCGTCATCGGCGTCTCGCTGCTCGGCCCGGGCGCGGGCCTGATCGCGGGCAACGACCCGGACGCGCCGGATTACGCGGCTCTGTCGCACCTCCTGCTCGCGTTCGGCGTGCTCGCGCTGCTGGTGCTGTTCACGCGGGTGCTGCGCGGCTTCTTCAACCAGATCGGGCCGCTGCTGGCGCTCGCGATCGGGCTGGTCGCCGCGATCCCGATGGGGCTGGTGCACTGGGACGGCCTCGGCGCGGCGAGCTGGTTCGGGCTCGCGTCGCCGTTCCACTTCGGGGCACCGACGTTCCCGGTCGCCGCGGTCCTGTCGATGTGCGTGGTCATGCTGGTGACGTTCACCGAGTCGACCGCGGACATGATCGCCGTCGGCGAGATCACCGGGCGGCCGCCGACCGACTCCGACCTCGCGCGCGGCCTGGCCACGGACGGCTTCTCGGCGGTGCTCGGCGGTGTGCTGAACTCCTTCCCCGACACGGCGTTCGCGCAGAACGTCGGCCTGGTCCGGATGACCGGTGTCCGCAGCCGCTGGGTGGTCGCGGTGACCGGCGGGATCCTGGTGCTGATGGGCCTGGTGCCGAAGATCGGCGCGTTCATCGCGGCGATCCCGCAGCCGGTGGTCGGCGGGGTCGCGGTCGTGATGTTCGCGATGGTCGCCGCGGTGGGCGCGCAGAACCTGAAGAAGGTCGAGTTCTCCGGCAACCACAACACGTTCATCGTCGCGGTCGCCCTCGGCGTCGGGCTGCTGCCGGCGTTCGCGCCGAAGATCTTCCAGCACTTCCCCGCGTGGCTGCAGACGATCTGCGGCAGCTCGATCACGGTGGCGGCGGTGCTGGCGTTCGCGCTGAACCTGCTGTTCAACCACCTCGGCCGGCGGGCGGAGCCGGATCTGCTGGAAGCGCCGTGA
- a CDS encoding 5-methyltetrahydropteroyltriglutamate--homocysteine S-methyltransferase, translated as MTSGGIPQVGPPFRADHVGSLLRPPVLRDARRRHESGEIGAEQLRAVEDDAIRDVIKMQKAAGLSSATDGEFRRSSWHMDFIYALGGVSKSDERLHVKFHNLAGDLEFSPPGLQVDGKVRLDEPIFAPHFEFLKSHVDEGVTPKLTIPSPSMVYYRGGRAAVSESVYPDLEEFFADLGAAYAAQVSAVHGLGCRYLQLDDTSLAYLNDPAQRELVARMGGDPDTQHLRNIATMNAALADRPEDLTVTTHLCRGNFRSSWVASGSYEFVAEALFGDLAVDGFFLEFDDERSGGFEPLRFVPKDKKVVLGLVTTKRPELEDADVLVRRIEEASRYVDVDQLCLSPQCGFSSTEEGNDLTADDQLRKLELIVATADRVWGGH; from the coding sequence ATGACTTCGGGCGGTATTCCCCAGGTGGGCCCGCCGTTCCGCGCCGATCACGTCGGGAGCCTGCTGCGGCCCCCGGTACTGCGTGACGCGCGGCGGCGGCACGAATCCGGTGAGATCGGCGCGGAGCAGCTCCGCGCGGTCGAGGACGACGCGATCCGCGACGTGATCAAGATGCAGAAGGCGGCCGGGCTGAGTTCCGCCACCGACGGCGAATTCCGGCGCTCCTCGTGGCACATGGACTTCATCTACGCGCTGGGCGGTGTCTCGAAGAGCGACGAGCGGCTGCACGTCAAGTTCCACAACCTGGCCGGCGACCTCGAGTTCAGCCCGCCGGGCCTGCAGGTCGACGGCAAGGTGCGGCTCGACGAACCGATCTTCGCCCCGCACTTCGAATTCCTGAAGTCCCATGTGGACGAAGGCGTGACGCCGAAGCTGACCATCCCGTCGCCGAGCATGGTCTACTACCGCGGCGGCCGGGCGGCGGTCAGTGAGAGCGTTTACCCGGACCTCGAAGAGTTCTTCGCCGACCTGGGCGCGGCGTACGCGGCGCAGGTCTCCGCGGTGCACGGCCTCGGCTGCCGGTACCTCCAGCTCGACGACACCAGCCTCGCCTACCTCAACGACCCGGCGCAGCGGGAGCTCGTCGCGCGGATGGGCGGCGACCCGGACACCCAGCACCTGCGCAACATCGCGACGATGAACGCGGCGCTGGCCGACCGGCCCGAGGACCTGACCGTGACGACCCACCTGTGCCGCGGCAACTTCCGGTCCTCGTGGGTCGCGTCCGGCAGCTACGAGTTCGTCGCGGAAGCGCTCTTCGGCGACCTGGCCGTCGACGGGTTCTTCCTGGAGTTCGACGACGAACGCTCCGGCGGCTTCGAACCGCTTCGGTTCGTGCCCAAGGACAAGAAGGTCGTCCTCGGCCTGGTCACGACGAAGCGGCCGGAGCTGGAGGACGCCGACGTCCTGGTGCGGCGCATCGAAGAGGCGTCCCGGTACGTCGACGTCGACCAGCTGTGCCTGTCGCCGCAGTGCGGGTTCTCCTCGACCGAAGAGGGCAACGACCTCACCGCGGACGACCAGCTGCGGAAGCTGGAGCTGATCGTGGCCACGGCCGACCGGGTCTGGGGCGGCCACTGA
- a CDS encoding NIPSNAP family protein, with the protein MITCVVDYVIDPAKLADFERFAAAWMRLVQREGGVHHGYFLPSEGASDEARALFSFESLAAYERYRTLFGVDPDFIEADKIRDESGCVVRYRRSFMRPLLPDDDL; encoded by the coding sequence ATGATCACGTGCGTCGTCGACTACGTCATCGACCCCGCGAAGCTCGCCGACTTCGAACGCTTCGCCGCCGCGTGGATGCGGCTGGTGCAGCGCGAAGGCGGCGTCCACCACGGCTACTTCCTGCCGTCGGAAGGGGCGAGCGACGAAGCCAGGGCGCTGTTCAGCTTCGAGAGCCTCGCCGCCTACGAGCGCTACCGGACGCTGTTCGGCGTCGACCCGGACTTCATCGAGGCCGACAAGATCCGCGACGAAAGCGGCTGCGTGGTGCGGTACCGGCGGTCGTTCATGCGCCCGCTCCTGCCCGACGACGACCTCTGA
- a CDS encoding IclR family transcriptional regulator produces MRHSARRPTSVVDRVLDLLGAFTAERPRLTLSELSRRVGLPLSTTHRLAGELTRRGALVRDEAGVYRVGLWLWEVASLAPHGAELRESAMPFLEDLYEATHQNVQLAVLDGAEVVYVERISGRGAVNVLTRVGGRLPAHATGVGQVLLAHAPAEAQEEVLAGPLKAFTPKTIASAGQLRRVLADVRRDGYAISDGQVELISLSVAAPVYDATDEVAAAISVVVPAEGTDPRTLVPAVRAAARGISRVLGAPRALRSSGGSSTG; encoded by the coding sequence GTGCGCCACAGCGCGCGGCGGCCGACGTCGGTCGTGGACCGCGTCCTCGACCTGCTCGGTGCCTTCACCGCCGAGCGGCCGCGACTGACGCTGTCCGAGCTCAGCCGCCGCGTCGGGCTGCCGCTGTCGACCACGCACCGGCTGGCCGGCGAGCTGACCCGGCGCGGGGCGCTCGTCCGCGACGAAGCGGGCGTGTACCGCGTCGGGCTGTGGCTGTGGGAGGTCGCGTCGCTCGCGCCGCACGGTGCCGAGCTGCGGGAAAGCGCGATGCCGTTCCTGGAGGACCTCTACGAGGCCACGCACCAGAACGTGCAGCTCGCCGTGCTCGACGGGGCCGAGGTCGTCTACGTCGAGCGGATCTCCGGCCGCGGCGCGGTCAACGTCCTGACGCGGGTGGGCGGCCGCCTGCCCGCGCACGCCACCGGGGTCGGGCAGGTGCTGCTCGCGCACGCGCCCGCCGAGGCGCAGGAGGAGGTCCTGGCCGGACCGCTCAAGGCGTTCACGCCCAAGACGATCGCCTCGGCCGGGCAGCTGCGGCGCGTGCTCGCCGACGTCCGGCGCGACGGCTACGCGATCAGCGACGGCCAGGTCGAGCTGATCTCGTTGTCCGTGGCGGCCCCGGTCTACGACGCCACCGACGAAGTGGCGGCGGCGATCTCCGTGGTCGTCCCCGCCGAGGGCACGGACCCGCGGACGCTGGTCCCGGCCGTCCGGGCCGCGGCGCGGGGGATCTCACGGGTGCTCGGGGCGCCGCGGGCCCTGCGGTCGAGCGGCGGCTCCTCGACGGGTTGA
- a CDS encoding NAD(P)/FAD-dependent oxidoreductase, producing the protein MGAQNTVLVVGAGQSGFQAVASLRDRGFDGRVVLVGDEPGVPYQRPPLSKAYLAGTAGLDQLHLRGADFFAEKDIELVAGRVAAIDREASLVRLEDGRELGYDHLVLATGARNRTLPVPGADLPGVLTLRTRDDADRLRESLVAARDVVVVGGGFIGLEFASHAGRPVTIVEAQDRLLNRVATPEISAYFAALHREAGHTVLLGQGVSALHGDSRVREVELSDGTRLPADLVVVAVGVVPETTLAAGAGLPVDNGVVVDAHLRTADEKIFAIGDCANFPCVQAGAATRLESVQNAVDQARSVAAAITGTPEPYASLPWFWTDQSGAKLQIAGILSGADKTVVAGDRAAGKFSVLSFRDDVLIAVESVNRPADHIAARRLFTADPHPRYADLEGSEFDLKAHVRATSTRG; encoded by the coding sequence ATGGGTGCACAGAACACGGTTCTCGTCGTCGGGGCGGGGCAAAGCGGGTTCCAGGCCGTCGCGTCGCTGCGGGACCGGGGCTTCGACGGCCGGGTCGTGCTCGTCGGGGACGAGCCGGGCGTGCCGTACCAGCGGCCGCCGCTGTCGAAGGCCTACCTGGCCGGGACCGCCGGGCTCGACCAGCTGCACCTGCGCGGTGCGGACTTCTTCGCCGAGAAGGACATCGAACTGGTCGCCGGGCGGGTCGCCGCGATCGACCGCGAGGCTTCGCTGGTGCGGCTCGAAGACGGCCGCGAACTGGGCTACGACCACCTCGTCCTGGCCACCGGCGCCCGCAACCGCACGCTGCCCGTGCCCGGCGCGGACCTGCCGGGCGTGCTGACCCTGCGCACCCGCGACGACGCCGACCGGCTGCGCGAGTCCCTGGTGGCGGCCCGCGACGTCGTCGTGGTCGGCGGTGGCTTCATCGGGCTCGAGTTCGCTTCGCACGCCGGCCGTCCGGTGACGATCGTCGAGGCGCAGGACCGGCTGCTCAACCGGGTCGCGACGCCGGAGATCTCCGCCTACTTCGCCGCGTTGCACCGCGAAGCCGGGCACACGGTGCTGCTCGGCCAGGGGGTTTCGGCGCTGCACGGCGACTCGCGGGTGCGCGAGGTCGAGCTGTCCGACGGCACCCGGCTGCCCGCCGACCTGGTCGTCGTCGCCGTCGGCGTGGTGCCGGAGACGACGCTCGCGGCCGGCGCCGGGCTGCCGGTCGACAACGGCGTGGTCGTCGACGCGCACCTGCGGACGGCCGACGAAAAGATCTTCGCCATCGGCGACTGCGCGAACTTCCCGTGCGTGCAGGCGGGCGCGGCGACCCGGCTGGAGTCCGTGCAGAACGCCGTCGACCAGGCCAGGAGCGTGGCCGCGGCGATCACCGGAACCCCCGAGCCGTACGCGAGCCTGCCGTGGTTCTGGACCGACCAGTCGGGCGCGAAGCTGCAGATCGCGGGCATCCTGTCCGGCGCGGACAAGACGGTGGTGGCGGGCGACCGGGCCGCGGGCAAGTTCTCGGTGCTGTCCTTCCGCGACGACGTCCTGATCGCGGTGGAGTCGGTGAACCGGCCCGCCGACCACATCGCGGCGCGCCGGCTGTTCACCGCCGACCCGCACCCGCGGTACGCGGACCTCGAGGGGAGCGAGTTCGACTTGAAGGCACACGTGAGGGCCACGTCAACCCGAGGTTGA
- a CDS encoding Clp protease N-terminal domain-containing protein has protein sequence MDLPANVKLDDLISAIKSNNDKDALAQLTDAVYVGQHLGEVADHLIGHFVDQARRSGASWTDIGASMGVTKQAAQKRFVPKVDPGGDPSGSIERVYGRYTDRARHVVVEAQKAAVEHGSPEIDTVHVVLGLLTEPAALAAGAIVAQGVTLDAVREAAEARLPERADPAPNPVPFSGAAKKTLELTMREGLRLGHNYIGTEHMLLALLEQREGAGFEVLDGLGVKKDKAEAKIQEVLAEILAARGQ, from the coding sequence ATGGACCTTCCTGCCAACGTCAAACTCGACGACCTCATCAGCGCGATCAAGAGCAACAACGACAAGGACGCCCTCGCCCAGCTGACCGACGCGGTCTACGTCGGCCAGCACCTCGGCGAGGTGGCCGACCACCTGATCGGCCACTTCGTCGACCAGGCCCGGCGCTCCGGCGCGTCCTGGACCGACATCGGCGCCAGCATGGGCGTCACCAAGCAGGCCGCCCAGAAGCGGTTCGTGCCGAAGGTGGACCCGGGCGGCGACCCGTCCGGCTCGATCGAACGCGTCTACGGCCGCTACACCGACCGGGCCCGCCACGTCGTGGTCGAGGCCCAGAAGGCGGCGGTCGAGCACGGCAGCCCGGAGATCGACACCGTGCACGTCGTGCTAGGCCTGCTGACCGAGCCCGCGGCGCTCGCCGCCGGCGCGATCGTGGCCCAGGGGGTCACGCTCGACGCGGTGCGGGAGGCGGCCGAGGCGCGGCTGCCGGAGCGGGCCGACCCCGCGCCGAACCCGGTGCCGTTCTCGGGTGCCGCCAAGAAAACCCTCGAGCTGACCATGCGCGAGGGGCTGCGGCTCGGGCACAACTACATCGGCACCGAGCACATGCTGCTGGCGCTGCTGGAACAGCGTGAGGGAGCCGGCTTCGAGGTGCTCGACGGCCTCGGCGTCAAGAAGGACAAGGCCGAGGCGAAGATCCAGGAGGTGCTGGCGGAGATCCTCGCCGCCCGCGGGCAGTGA
- the gndA gene encoding NADP-dependent phosphogluconate dehydrogenase, with amino-acid sequence MSKKASIGVTGLAVMGRNLARNLARHGHTVALHNRSEERTRALVEQFGDEGDFIPAYSAQQFVDALERPRQVVIMVKAGGPTDAVIEEFAPLLEEGDVIIDAGNAHFADTRRREKALRERGLHFVGSGVSGGEEGALHGPSIMPGGSKESYESLGPLFEDISAKVDGEPCCTHIGADGAGHFVKMVHNGIEYADMQLIAESFDLLRHAGGYSPAEIADVFRTWNTGRLDSYLIEITAEVLAHVDGASGKPFVDIVEDAAEQKGTGRWTVQIGLDLGVPISGIAEAVFARSLSGSKPLRAAARGLGGPTASPLSGSALDRFADDVEQALYASKVVAYAQGFNQIQAGATEYGWDIDLGKVASIWRGGCIIRAKFLNDITSAYAEEPQLPTLLTSGGFRKAVEDAQDSWRSVISTAVKLGIPTPGFSTALAYYDGLRADRLPAALVQGQRDFFGAHTYRRVDREGSFHTAWAADGRPESDA; translated from the coding sequence ATGAGCAAGAAGGCGAGCATCGGGGTCACCGGCCTGGCGGTCATGGGCCGCAACCTGGCCCGCAACCTGGCCCGGCACGGGCACACGGTGGCCCTGCACAACCGGTCCGAGGAGCGGACCCGCGCACTGGTGGAGCAGTTCGGTGACGAAGGCGACTTCATCCCGGCGTACTCCGCGCAGCAGTTCGTCGACGCGCTGGAGCGGCCCCGCCAGGTCGTGATCATGGTCAAGGCGGGCGGTCCGACGGACGCCGTCATCGAGGAGTTCGCGCCGCTGCTCGAAGAGGGCGACGTGATCATCGACGCCGGCAACGCGCACTTCGCCGACACGCGCCGCCGCGAGAAGGCGCTGCGCGAGCGCGGGCTGCACTTCGTCGGCAGCGGCGTCTCCGGTGGCGAGGAGGGCGCGCTGCACGGGCCGAGCATCATGCCCGGCGGGTCGAAGGAGTCGTACGAGTCGCTCGGCCCGCTGTTCGAGGACATCTCGGCCAAGGTCGACGGCGAGCCGTGCTGCACGCACATCGGCGCGGACGGTGCCGGCCACTTCGTCAAGATGGTGCACAACGGCATCGAGTACGCCGACATGCAGCTTATCGCGGAGTCGTTCGACCTGCTGCGGCACGCGGGCGGCTACTCCCCCGCCGAGATCGCCGACGTCTTCCGCACGTGGAACACCGGCCGGCTCGACTCGTACCTGATCGAGATCACCGCCGAGGTGCTGGCGCACGTCGACGGCGCGTCCGGCAAGCCGTTCGTGGACATCGTCGAGGACGCCGCCGAGCAGAAGGGCACCGGTCGCTGGACCGTGCAGATCGGCCTCGACCTCGGGGTCCCGATCTCGGGCATCGCCGAAGCCGTCTTCGCGCGTTCGCTGTCCGGCTCGAAGCCGCTGCGCGCGGCGGCCCGCGGCCTCGGCGGCCCGACGGCGTCGCCGCTCTCCGGCTCGGCGCTCGACCGCTTCGCCGACGACGTCGAGCAGGCGCTGTACGCGTCGAAGGTCGTCGCGTACGCGCAGGGCTTCAACCAGATCCAGGCCGGCGCGACCGAGTACGGCTGGGACATCGACCTCGGCAAGGTCGCCTCGATCTGGCGCGGCGGCTGCATCATCCGCGCGAAGTTCCTCAACGACATCACCTCGGCCTACGCCGAGGAGCCGCAGCTGCCGACGCTGCTGACGTCGGGCGGCTTCCGCAAGGCGGTCGAGGACGCGCAAGACTCGTGGCGTTCGGTGATCTCGACGGCGGTCAAGCTCGGCATCCCGACGCCGGGCTTCTCGACGGCGCTGGCGTACTACGACGGCCTCCGCGCCGACCGCCTCCCGGCCGCTCTCGTGCAGGGCCAGCGCGACTTCTTCGGTGCGCACACCTACCGCCGCGTGGACCGCGAAGGCTCGTTCCACACGGCTTGGGCCGCCGACGGCCGCCCGGAGTCCGACGCCTGA
- a CDS encoding MBL fold metallo-hydrolase, with protein MTDRSPSAATVTRLADQVHGYVQPDGSWYINNCGFVDAGDHTVLIDTCSTERRTRALLAAVDATTGSPVTTLVNTHHHGDHTNGNYLVKTATVVGHRKTRELLVAEGIQTFDGIFVGSDWGELESRPPEVVFDDRLTVHAGGTTLELIHPGHAAHTTNDVLVWLPEQRVLYAGDLVFNGGSPFALMGSVAGWRQALDVIRELDPAVILPGHGPACGLDVVDTVDAYLEFVQRTAERGKAAGLSPLEVAKDTDLGDFAAMSEQERLPGNLHRAYAELDGAEWGAQIDLAAAVMDMVAINRGPIRCFS; from the coding sequence GTGACCGATCGCTCGCCCTCCGCCGCCACCGTCACCCGACTGGCCGACCAGGTCCACGGCTACGTCCAGCCCGACGGCTCCTGGTACATCAACAACTGCGGGTTCGTCGACGCCGGCGACCACACCGTCCTCATCGACACCTGCTCGACCGAGCGCCGCACGCGCGCGCTGCTCGCCGCGGTCGACGCCACCACCGGCAGCCCGGTCACGACGCTGGTCAACACCCACCACCACGGCGACCACACCAACGGCAACTACCTGGTCAAGACCGCGACCGTGGTCGGCCACCGCAAGACCCGCGAGCTGCTGGTCGCCGAGGGCATCCAGACGTTCGACGGCATCTTCGTCGGCAGCGACTGGGGCGAGCTCGAGTCGCGGCCGCCGGAGGTCGTGTTCGACGACCGGCTGACCGTGCACGCCGGCGGCACGACCCTCGAGCTGATCCACCCCGGCCACGCCGCCCACACGACCAACGACGTCCTGGTCTGGCTGCCGGAGCAGCGCGTGCTCTATGCCGGTGACCTGGTGTTCAACGGTGGCAGCCCGTTCGCGCTGATGGGCTCGGTGGCCGGCTGGCGCCAGGCGCTGGACGTGATCCGGGAGCTGGACCCGGCGGTGATCCTGCCCGGGCACGGGCCGGCCTGCGGGCTCGACGTCGTCGACACCGTGGACGCCTACCTGGAGTTCGTCCAGCGGACGGCCGAGCGCGGGAAGGCGGCCGGGCTGTCCCCGCTGGAAGTGGCGAAGGACACCGACCTGGGTGATTTCGCGGCGATGAGCGAACAGGAGCGGCTGCCGGGCAACCTCCACCGGGCGTACGCCGAGCTGGACGGCGCCGAATGGGGTGCGCAGATCGATCTCGCGGCCGCGGTCATGGACATGGTGGCGATCAACCGGGGCCCCATCCGCTGCTTCTCCTGA
- a CDS encoding helix-turn-helix transcriptional regulator: protein MASTVTSRRKQLGNELRHARTAARMTQQQVAEVLGCTQGKVNKIESGAVGVKLGDVRSMLNAFGINGEEADTLMNLARAAAGQRGHWSGYRSVVPHWFRTFTDLEPAAAEILTWHGERIPGPLQSEHYMLKQFTEAGATDVTSLVRNRLDRKAVFEQQQPPYYRFIISEGALRRAPGGYAPAVMLDQVEHLLSLERHPRVYVHVLPFGARLAAVPNDFTIMRFPDRTRDFVYIEHSAGGLYLDDVKDFNIFVDSWDRLRGAALERQETRQFLKELAEGYRAQMQQIQ, encoded by the coding sequence ATGGCCAGCACCGTCACCTCGCGCCGGAAGCAGCTCGGGAACGAGCTCCGGCATGCCCGCACCGCGGCGCGGATGACACAGCAGCAGGTCGCCGAGGTCCTCGGCTGCACCCAGGGCAAGGTCAACAAGATCGAGTCCGGTGCCGTCGGGGTGAAGCTCGGGGATGTGCGATCGATGCTGAACGCGTTCGGGATCAACGGCGAAGAGGCCGACACGCTGATGAACCTGGCGCGGGCCGCCGCCGGGCAGCGCGGCCACTGGTCCGGCTACCGCTCGGTGGTGCCGCACTGGTTCCGCACCTTCACCGACCTGGAACCCGCGGCCGCGGAGATCCTCACCTGGCACGGCGAGCGCATCCCCGGTCCGCTGCAGTCCGAGCACTACATGCTCAAGCAGTTCACCGAGGCCGGCGCCACCGACGTGACGTCGCTGGTGCGCAACCGCCTCGACCGCAAGGCCGTGTTCGAACAGCAGCAGCCGCCCTACTACCGGTTCATCATCAGCGAAGGCGCGCTGCGCCGGGCGCCCGGCGGCTACGCGCCCGCCGTGATGCTGGACCAGGTCGAGCACCTGCTCTCGCTGGAGCGGCACCCGCGGGTGTACGTGCACGTGCTGCCCTTCGGCGCGCGCCTGGCCGCGGTGCCCAACGACTTCACGATCATGCGCTTCCCGGACCGCACCCGGGACTTCGTCTACATCGAGCACTCCGCCGGTGGTCTGTACCTCGACGACGTCAAGGACTTCAACATCTTCGTCGACTCGTGGGACCGGCTGCGCGGCGCCGCGCTGGAGCGGCAGGAGACCCGGCAGTTCCTCAAGGAGCTTGCGGAGGGTTACCGCGCGCAGATGCAGCAGATCCAATAG